A stretch of DNA from Vicingus serpentipes:
GATTTTGAATTAATCGATGAATCAAATTATATTTCATGGCTTCAAAATGTTGTTGAATCTGAGAATAAAATTTCTGGCGAACTATCTTTTGTTTTTTGTGATGATGAATATCTACATAAGATTAATCTTCAGTATTTAAATCATGACACATACACAGATATAATTACTTTTGATTATACAGAATCTGGAGTTATCGCTGGCGATATTTTTATTAGCATTGATCGTGTTAAAGAAAATGCTTTATTGTATAATAAACCTTTTAAAAATGAACTTTCTCGTGTTATTGTTCATGGGGTTTTACACTTGGCTGGCTATAAAGATAAATCCGAAGAAGAATCAACCTTAATGCGTTCCAAGGAAGATTTTTATTTAAATTTGCTTCCTTGATTGTTTCACGTGGAACACCTAATTTTTTTATATGAATAACAGTTACGATATTATAGTTGTAGGTGCTGGTCATGCTGGCTGTGAAGCTGCTGCTGCTGCTGCAAATCTGGGTTCTAAGGTTTTGTTAATAACCATGAATCTAAATGCTATTGCTCAAATGTCTTGCAACCCA
This window harbors:
- the ybeY gene encoding rRNA maturation RNase YbeY, which gives rise to MSTISFFSEDIDFELIDESNYISWLQNVVESENKISGELSFVFCDDEYLHKINLQYLNHDTYTDIITFDYTESGVIAGDIFISIDRVKENALLYNKPFKNELSRVIVHGVLHLAGYKDKSEEESTLMRSKEDFYLNLLP